In the genome of Burkholderia sp. PAMC 26561, the window TCGCAATACATTGAGCTGAAGGCGCAAATAGCCAAACTTCAGGAGCAGGCTGAAGTAGCGCGCCGCACGGAACTGGAAGCTGTACTCGTGGATATACGGCGGAAGATCGTTGAGTATGGGCTTACCGCACAGGATTTGGGGCTGACGGTTGTACGCCGCGGGCGCCCGCCGAAGAAAGAACCATTGCCACCGGTCTACCAGGATCCCAAGTCAGGTAATACGTGGAGTGGCCGTGGCAAACCGCCGAAGTGGATCGTGGGTAAAAGCCGGGAGCGTTTCTTGATTAATCAGGAGCATTCCTGACAACGCCGTGCATCGGGACAAACTGCGAAAAAGGCCCCGCTGGTGTCTCTGGATACAAAAAAATCCACCCTGTTGCGGGTGGATTTTTTTGCGCTGCAATAACGCGATTTATTCCAGCTAAGTAAATCAAAAATTCTCCGATGTCGAATCTTTATGGATCGCAACATCGGATTAATCGGCGTTCCTCGATCAGCCTACTGCAACCTGGCGCAGCATCGGGCGCTTTGCCGCCTGAAGCAGGGCGGTATAGCTGTCGACATAATTCTGCGCCATCGTGCTTGCACAGAAACGGCGTTCGAACTGCGCGCGGATTTCGGTGCGCGACAGTTCATCGAGTCGCTGAAGTGCGCCAACTGCGCCCTGCACGTCTTCGCAGATAAAGCCCGTCACGCCGTGATCGATGACTTCCGGGACCGAACCGCGATTGAATGCGATTACCGGCGTACCGCACGCCATGGCTTCGATCATCACAAGGCCAAACGGCTCCGACCAGTCGATCGGGAACAGCAGCGCCTTGGCGCCCGACAGGAACTCCGGCTTTTGCTGCTCGTTGATCTCGCCGACGAATTCCACATTTGCGCTCGAAAGTAACGGCTCGATCGTGCTCTTGAAGTACTCCTGGTCAACCTTGTCAACCTTTGCGGCGATCTTCAGCGGCAGACCGGTTTGCGCTGCGATCTGAATTGCCAGATCGGCGCGCTTTTCCGGGCAAATACGGCCGAGAAAGGCGAGGTATTCCGGCTTCTTGTGTTTTTGCGGCGTCAGGAGATCCTGCGGTAGCCCGTGGTAAATCGTGTTTAGCCACGCGGCTTGCGGCAGCGGCTGGCGCTGCGAATCCGAGATCGAGATGACCGGCGCTTCTGGAAATGCATCGAAAACCGGCTGCAATTCGGGCAGGTCAAGACGGCCATGCAGCGTAGTCACGAACGGCGTATCCATCTGCGAGAACGTCGAAAACGGCATGTAGTCGAGGTGGAAGTGGAGCACGTCGAACTCATGCGCGCGGCGGCGAACCTTCTCCAGCAGCAGCGCGTGGGGCGCGTTCCAGTCACGGATGGTCGGGTCGAGGCGCAGCGCACGCGGCCATGCGGCGTCGAGCGTCGCCTTGGTTTCCGAATCGCCGCTTGCAAAGAGCGTCACGTCGTGACCGAGATCAACCAGGGCGTCGCTCAAATACGAGACAACGCGCTCGGTGCCGCCGTAGAACTTCGGAGGAACTGCTTCGTGCAAGGGTGCAATTTGTGCGATACGCATAACGTGACTCTCCTGTTCGTTGCGGCTTCGAAATACGGTTTCCGATAGAAACCCGCTGAAGCCCTGCGGACGGGCCAGCCTCTATGCTGCCGCCCCCGTTGGAAATCGGACCCGGGTGAATCGGGTTATCCCTTACGACCCATTATCAAGATGACTGCGGTTATCGCCGAGTCATTTTGCAAACGCTTAACCTTGTTACAGGGCGAAACACCGCTGGCTACGAATTGCTGACAACGGCTGAGGTCCTTGCCTGGCGGGCGATTGCATGAATATCGACAAGCTGCGTCGGACTTGATGCGATGCCCAGGACGCAACAATGAGCAATGCCTGTGCCAAGGGTGCGAAAGGCACCACAGCCCGCCTCGTATGGTTTCAGCCACCAAACCGGGTCAATTCGAAGCGGTTTTGCAAAGTAATTGCCGGACGGTGCCGTTAAACAATCAATGCGCCCGTGTTGTAAGAAAAAATGCGCTTGATAGGTAAATCGAAAGCGGGTTTTGCAGAAGTTGGACGACAAATCGGCAGGTTTGCCCGATTTGTTCACGGGATTTTGCGTTGCCCGTGAATCACCTTACACGGTAATCGCCCCGCCAATAAAGACGCAGCCGGTTTCGCGCCGCCCATTTCCCTTCAAAGTTTTCCAGCCTCGTGCCGTAAACCACTTAACGGCGGTTTCGCCGCTGCAACCATGAGGATTCGATTGTGCTGATTTTCATCGGAACACTAGTGACGCTTTTGTCGGTTTTCGGCGGTTATGCGCTGGAAGGCGGGCATCTGGGCGCGCTGGTCCAACCCGTTGAAATCCTGATGATTGCAGGTGCGGGTGTCGGCGCTTTCATCCTCGGCAACGGCATGAAGACGATCAAGGCCACGCTGCGCGTGATCCCGACACTCTTCAAAGGCTCCAAGTACAACAAGGATGTGTACATGGAGCTGATGGCGCTTCTCTACGTGCTGCTTGCCAAGGCGCGCAAGGAAGGCACGCTGACGCTGGAATCCGACATCGACGATCCGGCTAAAAGCCCGATCTTTGCGCAGTATCCGAAGATCCTCGCGGATCACCATATCGTCGAGTTCCTGACCGATTATTTGCGCCTGATGGTCGGCGGCAACATGAACGCGTTCGAGATCGAAAGCCTGATGGACGAGGAAATCGAAACGCATCACGCCGAAGGCGAAGGCCCGGCGCAGGCGCTCCACAAGGTCGGCGACGCAATGCCTGCGTTCGGCATCGTCGCGGCCGTGATGGGTGTGGTCCATACCATGGCATCCGCCGATCAGCCGCCCGCGATTCTCGGCGAAATGATCGCGCAGGCGCTGGTCGGGACGTTCCTCGGCATCTTGTTGTCGTACGGGTTGATCGGGCCGCTGGCGAGCGTTGCGGAGCAGCGCGTGGCCGAGTCGACGAAGATGTTCCAGTGCATCAAGGTCACGATTCTCGCGAGCCTGAACGGTTATGCCCCGGCTATTGCGGTCGAGTTCGGCCGCAAGGTGCTTTTCTCCACCGAGCGTCCGTCGTTCTCCGAACTGGAAGAACACGTGCGCCGCGTGAAGGCCAAGTAACGCCTTCACGCGAGAACGCGCTCCCGGAGAATCTGCCATGTCCAACAAAACCGATCGCCCGATCTTCATCAAACGGATCGTATCGAGCAAGAAAGCGCATCACGGCGGCGCGTGGAAGCTTGCGTACGCTGACTTCATGACCGCGATGATGGCGTTCTTCCTGCTCATGTGGCTGCTGAGCGCGGTGTCGCCAGTGCAGCGCCAGGGCATTGCGGAGTATTTCAACATGCCGCTCAAGAACGCCATCATGGGCGGGCAGAGTTCAGGCATGGACTCGAGCATTCTCAACGGCGGCGGACGCGATATCTCCAGCCCCGAGCAAGGCACGACACGCATGAGCGACGGCACGCGGCGCTCGAATCGCATTGATGAACAAACGCTGAGAGACGCGCAAGGCGAACTTGAACGCCGCGATCAGGCGCGCTTGCACGACCTGCAGGTCAAGCTGATGTCGGCGATAGATGCAAATCCGGTGTTGCGCCAGTTCCGCCAGCAGATTCGCATCGATTCGACGCAGCAAGGTTTGCGCATTGAAATTGTCGATACACAAAAGCGGCCGATGTTCGCCCTCGCAAGCAATTCCGTGCAGCCGTACATGCGCGACATCCTGCGCGAAATCGGCAAGGCGCTCAACGACGTGCCGAACCGGATCGTCGTGCAGGGACATACCGACGCCACGCAATACGCGGGCGGCGAGAAGGGCTACAGCAACTGGGAATTATCGGCGGATCGTGCCAACGCATCGCGCCGCGAATTGATTTCGGGCGGCATGGATGAAGCGAAGGTCTTGCGTGTGATCGGGTTGGCATCGACGCAAAACCTGAACAAGCAGGACGCCCTGGATCCGGAAAACCGCCGCATCAGCATTCTCGTTTTGAATCGCAAATCGGAAGAGTCGATGACACGCGACGAAACCGCCGCGACCACGATTACCAGCAATCCCCTTAACGCTGGCAATGCCACGCCTGGACTCGGCGCGCTCGTGCCGGGCAAAGCGGCGGCCAAGTAGCCAGCTTCAGGAAAAGCCTCAAAACATCGGACCAGGTACGACAAAACCATGATCAAGAACATTCTGACAATCGACGATTCCGCTTCAATGCGCAAAGTCCTCTCGGCGACATTCGTGGCGGCGGGGTATCGCGTGGAAGTTGCCGCCGATGGCGCCGAAGGCTACGAAGCGGCGCTCGCCGAACAGTTCGACCTCATCGTGACCGACCAGAACATGCCGGCCATGAGCGGGCTCGATCTGATCGTGAAGCTGCGCGGGCATCGTGCATATGCGAATACGCCGATCCTCGTGCTGACGACCGAATCCAGCGACCAGTTCAAGGCGGCGGCGCGCGAAGCGGGCGCGACGGGCTGGATCGAAAAACCGATCGATCCCGACATGCTGACCGAACTGGTCGCGACGTTGTCGGACGCCGAGCAGTCGCACTGAAGCAGTGAAGCACTCAAGCACTGAAACACGCAGCACGAGACAAAGCACAAGCAATTACGACGCGCATAGCGACGACAGACAAGGCATCCGGTGGTGACCCAGGCATGACACTCGACATTACGCAGTTCTATCAAACATTCTTCGACGAAGCCGACGAGCTGCTCGCAGACATGGAGCAATTGCTGCTCGCGCTGGATCTGGCGAACCCCGATCCCGAAGACCTCGGCGCGATTTTCCGCGCGGCGCATTCCATCAAGGGTGGCGCGGCAACGTTCGGTTTTTCGGCGCTGACCGAGACCACGCACATTCTCGAATCGCTGCTCGACCGGGCGCGTAACAACGAGCTGGTCTTGCGCCGCGACATGATCGATACCTTCCTTGAAACCAAGGACGTGTTGTCGGATCAGTTGAGTGCTTACCGTGCAAGCGCGGAACCGGATGCGGCCGCCGCAAAGGCGATCTGCACGAAGCTCGAGTTTCTCCGGGATAACGACGCGTGTAACGACGCGGGCCATGCGCCGCAAGCTGCTGCAGAATCGGC includes:
- a CDS encoding H-NS histone family protein, coding for MSQYIELKAQIAKLQEQAEVARRTELEAVLVDIRRKIVEYGLTAQDLGLTVVRRGRPPKKEPLPPVYQDPKSGNTWSGRGKPPKWIVGKSRERFLINQEHS
- a CDS encoding glycosyltransferase family 4 protein; this translates as MRIAQIAPLHEAVPPKFYGGTERVVSYLSDALVDLGHDVTLFASGDSETKATLDAAWPRALRLDPTIRDWNAPHALLLEKVRRRAHEFDVLHFHLDYMPFSTFSQMDTPFVTTLHGRLDLPELQPVFDAFPEAPVISISDSQRQPLPQAAWLNTIYHGLPQDLLTPQKHKKPEYLAFLGRICPEKRADLAIQIAAQTGLPLKIAAKVDKVDQEYFKSTIEPLLSSANVEFVGEINEQQKPEFLSGAKALLFPIDWSEPFGLVMIEAMACGTPVIAFNRGSVPEVIDHGVTGFICEDVQGAVGALQRLDELSRTEIRAQFERRFCASTMAQNYVDSYTALLQAAKRPMLRQVAVG
- the motA gene encoding flagellar motor stator protein MotA translates to MLIFIGTLVTLLSVFGGYALEGGHLGALVQPVEILMIAGAGVGAFILGNGMKTIKATLRVIPTLFKGSKYNKDVYMELMALLYVLLAKARKEGTLTLESDIDDPAKSPIFAQYPKILADHHIVEFLTDYLRLMVGGNMNAFEIESLMDEEIETHHAEGEGPAQALHKVGDAMPAFGIVAAVMGVVHTMASADQPPAILGEMIAQALVGTFLGILLSYGLIGPLASVAEQRVAESTKMFQCIKVTILASLNGYAPAIAVEFGRKVLFSTERPSFSELEEHVRRVKAK
- the motB gene encoding flagellar motor protein MotB, whose protein sequence is MSNKTDRPIFIKRIVSSKKAHHGGAWKLAYADFMTAMMAFFLLMWLLSAVSPVQRQGIAEYFNMPLKNAIMGGQSSGMDSSILNGGGRDISSPEQGTTRMSDGTRRSNRIDEQTLRDAQGELERRDQARLHDLQVKLMSAIDANPVLRQFRQQIRIDSTQQGLRIEIVDTQKRPMFALASNSVQPYMRDILREIGKALNDVPNRIVVQGHTDATQYAGGEKGYSNWELSADRANASRRELISGGMDEAKVLRVIGLASTQNLNKQDALDPENRRISILVLNRKSEESMTRDETAATTITSNPLNAGNATPGLGALVPGKAAAK
- a CDS encoding response regulator; protein product: MIKNILTIDDSASMRKVLSATFVAAGYRVEVAADGAEGYEAALAEQFDLIVTDQNMPAMSGLDLIVKLRGHRAYANTPILVLTTESSDQFKAAAREAGATGWIEKPIDPDMLTELVATLSDAEQSH